The Thermodesulfobacteriota bacterium genomic interval GCCGATTACAAGGTTACCTTCTATGACGCTGTCTATCATGCCCTGGCGATTGAGCGAAAAGGGACCCTGGTGACGGCGGATGAGACCTACTTGAAAAAGGCGGGAAAACTTGGGCAAGCGGTACTGTTGGCGGACTTGAAGAGAGAAAAGGCTCAGTGAGCATCAGCCAGGAATCGACATGCCAACTCACTTGAAAAGCGAAAAGATATCGCCGCGTTGGTGGTCAGCCAAGGTTGATGTATCCTGGTGGCCATCGCCCTGGACGTGACGGGGCGCTGGCAGCCAGTACGGTGCGGATTGATGCCAACGGCCAAAACCCGCTGCCCCAGGATAGCTGCCAGCTCCTGTTCGCGGTCATCCCTCAGACCGGCCAACCCCTCTGGGACACGGTGACCGTCACCGTCAGCCCGGCGGCAACCTTCCGCCTGGGCAGCCTTTCGATCCCCCCGGTGGATCCATCCTTCCCTCCTACACCTGCCGTACTCGACCTTCAGGAGATGCAGAGCGTCATCGTGCTGCCAGCGGACCACGGGCTCGCGGCTGTACGGCGTGTCCGCCGGGCCGGCGACGCTGGCCAGCCGGGGCCGGCCGCCGGGCCAGGCCAGGGTGTAAGTGCGCCGGATTCCGCATCACGCGTCCCCCACCCCATAGGTAGGGCGTGCAACATCCTCCGGAAGCGACTTAAAGGTTTCGTCCCGCAATTGCCCGTTCTCATCAACGTCCGTGATCCTGATATAGCCGGGACTGTCTTATCATCCTACTCCGCAGCCTCGTTGGCTCCATACTTCAGGGATTCCGAAACAAGAAACTTCAATCGGTTGACTTCCCAAATGCTCTGGGATCTTGCCCAGCCATTCGGCGCCGGTTGGTCTGTATTGCAGCTATGCAGGGCGGCTCATGTTGCCGCAACCCGGGCGCTGCCGTCGGGGCGGGGCCGGGCCGCCAGCCCTTGACAGGCCGAGCGGCCCTTGCCAGGATAGGGCAGTCTCCACCCCCGGAGGACGCCCCATGGCCACCATCATCCGCCTTGATCCCTCCCGCCGCCGTCCCGGCCGCAACCACGAGGCTCCGGCCGGCTGCCGCCATGCCAACGTCATCTGCTACACCGCCTGGCGGCTGGTCTGCTGCACCGACTGCGGCGCCGAGCTGGATCCTTTCGACGTGCTGGTGCAGATGGTGAAGGCGGCGCCACCGCCGGCACCGAAGAAGGAGGAGGCGCTGCGCCTGGTGGAGGAGGTGAAAAGGCGGCGGGGTGGCGAGCCGGACCAGGGGCCCGAGGCCGGATGACGGCCGGCTCCCGCAACCACCTCCTGCCGGTGCGCCTGGCCGATGGTCTCCTGGTGGAGGCGGTGTTCTACGGCACCGGCACCCTTTGCCTGTCCACCCAGGCCGGCTGCGCCATGGGGTGTCCGTTCTGCGCTGCTGGCCGCGGCGGCTTCGCCCGCAACCTCAGCCAGGAGGAGCTGGCCGCCCAGGTCAGCGCCGCCCGGCAGCGAGGATATGAGCCGGCCAGGCTCACCCTCTCCGGCATGGGCGAGCCCCTGGCCAACCCGGCGGCGGTGATCCCCTTTCTGGTGGAACAGCACCGCCAAGGCCTGCCGGTCTCCCTCACCACCACCGGCCGGCCCCTGTCCCAGCTGGCTGCCTTCCTGCGCCTGCCTCACAACGGCCTCATGCTGTCGATGCACAGCGCCGATGCGGTCACCCACCGCCGGCTGGTGCCGGCTGGCCCGGACTTCGCAGCCTTGTGGGATCTGCTCGCCGCCTGCTGGCCTCTCCTTTCCCGCCGCCAGCGCCGCCGGCTGGGGGCGAGCTATCTCCTGCTGGCCGGGGTCAACGACCGGGACCAGGATCTGGTCGCTCTGAAGGACCGGCTGCAGCCCTTCAGGGAGCTGACCGTCCACCTGCTCCTGCCCAATCCGGTGCCTGCCAGCCCCTTCCGGCCGTCGCCTGCCTCGGTGGTGGCCCACTGGCACCAGGCTCTCCGGGGACGGGGCATCCATGTCCGCCGGGCCAATTGCTGGCGTCGGGAGCGGACCGGTGGCTGCGGCACCCTCTTTCTCCGGGAGCGGCCGGCGGCGGTCCTGGAGAAAGCGCAGGAGGGCCAGGATCAGCCCAGCTCGGCCACGGACACGAGGGCGCAGGTGGAAAGCTTGCCCAGGCACCCGCCAGCACCGGGGTGACGAAGGGCTGCTCCAGGGTACCCAGCTGCCGCATACCGGATGGCGCCCCGAAAAAGGCCGGGGGCACGGCAGGTCTGCCGTGCCCCCGGGAGGATGACGCTGGGAGGAGAGGGGCCTTCAGTTCACCTGGCCGGTGAGGCCCAGGTAATCGTCGAAGGTCGGGTCGCCGTCGGTGTCGATGCTGATGAGACGCGGGTTGGAGAAGCTCAGGAACCCGCCCAGATCGAGACCCTGGATGCAGGCCGGCGGCGTGAAGCGGTTGGCGTTCTCCAGCACCAGGTCGATGGTGGTGTCCTGACCCGAGGTGTCGGCCAGGAGCTCGTCGTCACCGGTGCCGGTGGCACCGCCGCAGACCGTGCCCAGGGAGCGGATGGTGGTCTGCACCCCCACCACCCGGGTGACGAAGCCGGGATCGCCGGAGTCGCACACTGCCACACAGCCGCCACCCACCGCCGCGCACTGGGCGTCGGTGCTGCAGAGGATGGAGTGGTCGTTGGCGCACTGTTTCGTTGCCAGCTGCATGCCGGTCTCGACGTTGAGGTCCAGGCAGGCGCCGAAGAAGTTGCAATCCCCCACCGTGGGGGCGCCCTGGGCGAGACAGCGGTGGGTGCTGGGCAGCTCGCCGGCCAGCGCCCCGTCGCCGTCCCGGTCCACCACCAGGGCCACGGACAGGTCGTTGAGCCGCACTGTGGTCTCCACGTCCGGGGTCGCGTCGTTGTCCTGGATGAGGAGGCGGGGTGGCACATCCTGGCGGTTGCAGAACAGAAGACCCTGGCTGGCGTTGATGTTGATCTCGGCCAGCTTCTGGGCGGTCACCTGGCAGGTCAGCCGCTCGGTGAGCGGGAAGAGGGGCAGGCTGTCGCAGAAGGCCTGGCCGTTTTTGAAGGCATAGCACGTGCCCCGGGCGATCTGGCTCTTGAGATCGTTGGGGATGCAGGTGCCGGTGCAGTCGCTGTCGGTCTTGCAGGAGACTGAGCTGTCCTCGCTGCAAGCCCCCACCGACAGGCTGGCGCAGTCCACGGGCAAAAGGTCGCCCAGGGTCTTGCCGGTGTCTTCGCAGCCGGTCTTGAAGCGGCCGGAGACCGCCATGCTGGCGAAGAACTGGTTGAAGGTGTCGTCGGCCAGGGCCACGAAGACATCATCGGCGTTGGGGGTAGGCAACGAGGGGATGGGGGCCGGGGTGGAGATGGCCCCCGGCGTGGGCTCCACCTCGGGATCGACGCTCAAGGTTTCGAAGTTGCCCTTGAGGCCGGCCACCAGGCCCTGGGGGGTGATGCTGACGCTGGAGAGGATCCCTTGCAGCTTCTGGCCGGTGCCCTGGACCTCCTGCTCGTCCACTTTGATCTCGCCGAGGCTGATGGGGTCTGGCTGGGACGAGCCCAGGTCGGCCTCGAAGTTGACATCGATGGTGGCGCCAAAGCCCAGCACCGGGATGATGCGGTCGCCGGCGATGGCGTTGACGATGATGGCAAAGGGGCTCAGCAGGAAGTCGCACAGGGAGGCCAGACAGCCGATGGAGATGTGGATGTTGCCGGTGGGTGGCTCCGAGGCGGTGGGCGGGTAGTAGACCGGCGCCGCCGGGGGCGAGGTGCCCAGGAGCTGGCCTTCGCTGATCTCGAACTCCAGCCGGGAGGCGGTGAGATCGGTGGAGGTGGTGCCGGAGACATTGGTCTTGGCGATGCAGGCGCCGAAGATGGGATCCTCCACCCGGCAGGAGCCGCCCACCGACAGCTCGACATGGATGGGCGGCAGGTTCATGGTCAC includes:
- a CDS encoding radical SAM protein produces the protein MTAGSRNHLLPVRLADGLLVEAVFYGTGTLCLSTQAGCAMGCPFCAAGRGGFARNLSQEELAAQVSAARQRGYEPARLTLSGMGEPLANPAAVIPFLVEQHRQGLPVSLTTTGRPLSQLAAFLRLPHNGLMLSMHSADAVTHRRLVPAGPDFAALWDLLAACWPLLSRRQRRRLGASYLLLAGVNDRDQDLVALKDRLQPFRELTVHLLLPNPVPASPFRPSPASVVAHWHQALRGRGIHVRRANCWRRERTGGCGTLFLRERPAAVLEKAQEGQDQPSSATDTRAQVESLPRHPPAPG